A single genomic interval of Macadamia integrifolia cultivar HAES 741 chromosome 6, SCU_Mint_v3, whole genome shotgun sequence harbors:
- the LOC122082707 gene encoding spermine synthase, with protein sequence MEGDAGKDLVCQKIMDGKVTEDNGLAKTIPSCCLKARASAPELEAKCHSTVVSGWFSEPRSCSDGTGNLLYYNNPMWPGEAHSLKVEKILYRDTSEYQEILVFESSTYGKVLVLDGIVQLTEKDECAYQEMIAHLPLCSIPSPKNVLVVGGGDGGVLREISRHRSVEHIDICEIDKMVIDVSEKFFPDLSVGFEDPRVKLHIGDAAEFLRHVPEGMYDAIIVDSSDPVGPAQELVERPFFETAARALRPGGVLCSMAESMWLHTHLIQDMISICRETFKGSVRYAWASVPTYPSGVIGFLICSTKGPPVDFLNPINPIEKVEGAIKFRRELRFYNSEIHSAAFALPSFVRREVSVLRDSQSSVQGICVS encoded by the exons ATGGAGGGAGACGCAGGAAAAGATTTGGTATGCCAGAAGATTATGGATGGGAAGGTGACTGAAGATAATGGTCTGGCAAAGACTATCCCTTCTTGTTGCCTGAAAGCAAGGGCTTCAGCACCTGAGCTTGAAGCAAAATGCCACTCCACAGTCGTTTCTGGGTGGTTCTCAGAACCTCGGTCTTGCTCTG ATGGGACTGGCAACCTGCTTTATTACAACAATCCTATGTGGCCTG GGGAGGCACATTCACTTAAAGTAGAGAAGATTTTATACAGAGACACATCAGAGTACCAAGAGATCTTGGTTTTTGAG TCCTCAACATATGGAAAGGTCCTCGTGCTTGATGGTATTGTTCAGTTGACTGAGAAAGATGAATGTGCCTACCAGGAGATGATAGCTCATCTTCCCCTTTGTTCGATTCCATCTCCTAAAAAT GTTCTGGTTGTAGGTGGTGGCGATGGTGGGGTTCTCAGGGAAATTTCTCGCCATAGATCTGTAGAGCACATTGATATTTGTGAGATAGATAAGATGGTGATAGAT GTGTCTGAGAAGTTTTTTCCAGATTTATCTGTTGGATTTGAGGATCCTCGTGTCAAACTTCATATTGGTGATG CTGCAGAATTTTTAAGGCATGTACCTGAAGGGATGTATGATGCAATTATTGTGGATTCATCCGATCCTGTGG GTCCTGCTCAAGAACTTGTTGAAAGGCCATTCTTCGAGACAGCAGCAAGGGCATTAAGGCCCGGTGGTGTTCTTTGTAGCATGGCAGAAAGTATGTGGCTCCACACACACCTTATTCAAGATATGATCTCTATTTGCCGTGAAACATTCAAGGGTTCTGTTCGTTATGCTTGGGCCAGTGTTCCTACCTATCCAAG TGGTGTGATTGGGTTTCTGATATGCTCAACGAAGGGACCACCTGTTGATTTTTTGAATCCTATTAATCCCATAGAGAAAGTAGAAGGAGCTATTAAGTTCAGGAGGGAACTCAGGTTTTACAACTCAGAG ATACATTCAGCTGCCTTCGCCTTGCCATCATTTGTTAGGAGGGAAGTGAGTGTTCTTCGTGACTCCCAATCCTCTGTACAGGGAATCTGCGTATCGTAG
- the LOC122082421 gene encoding endoglucanase 6-like, with the protein MERFLRFISMAPLILQVLFVCLPCALAGHDYSQALSKSILFFEAQRSGYLPSSQRVTWRGDSGLHDGKINGVDLVGGYYDAGDNVKFGLPMAFTLTMMSWSMVEYRKQMAANGELGHAMEALKWGTDYLIKAHPQPYVLYGQVGDGDSDHYCWQRPEDMTTNRQAYKIDVNNPGSDLAGETAAAMAAASIVFRHSNPSYANELLTHSKQLFEFADKYRGKYDSSIQVAQKYYRSYSGYEDELLWSAAWLYQATNEEYYLDYLGQNGDSLGGTGWSMTEFGWDVKYAGAQVLVSKFLTEGKGQKYATVFEKYQQKAEYFMCSCLGKGSRNVQKTPGGLLFRQRWNNMQFVTTASFLATVYSDYITSARKSISCPSGSASASDLLNFAKSQVDYILGDNPRATSYMVGYGNNYPQQVHHRASSIVSIKVNPTFVTCRGGYGTWFSRKASDPNLLTGAIVGGPDAYDNFADQRDNYEQTEPATYNNAPLFGVLARLSSANGGYNQQLPEASPAKSVITKPSSTSPLTIEQKATSSWTSKGRTYYRYSAVVTNVSGKTMKDLKLSISKLYGPLWGLSKSEEAYGFPSWLKSLDAGKNFEFVYIHSASLADVSVSSYTLQ; encoded by the exons ATGGAGAGGTTTCTGAGATTCATTTCCATGGCTCCTCTGATTCTGCAAGTACTATTTGTTTGTCTTCCTTGTGCTCTTGCTGGGCATGACTACAGTCAGGCTCTGAGTAAAAGCATTCTCTTCTTTGAAGCCCAGAGGTCAGGGTACCTTCCCAGTAGCCAGAGAGTTACTTGGAGAGGTGATTCTGGTCTGCATGATGGGAAGATTAATGGG GTGGATCTGGTGGGAGGTTACTATGATGCAGGGGACAACGTGAAGTTTGGACTCCCCATGGCCTTCACCCTAACAATGATGTCCTGGAGCATGGTTGAGTACAGGAAGCAAATGGCTGCCAATGGAGAGCTTGGCCATGCCATGGAAGCTCTTAAATGGGGAACTGACTACCTCATTAAAGCTCACCCACAACCCTATGTCTTGTACGGACAG GTGGGAGATGGGGACAGTGACCATTACTGCTGGCAACGGCCGGAGGATATGACGACGAATCGGCAAGCATACAAGATCGACGTGAACAACCCGGGATCTGACCTCGCCGGAGAAACTGCGGCGGCAATGGCTGCAGCTTCCATCGTCTTCCGCCATTCTAATCCCTCTTACGCCAACGAGCTACTCACACACTCTAAGCAG CTTTTCGAATTTGCGGACAAATACAGGGGCAAATACGACAGTAGTATTCAAGTGGCGCAGAAATACTACAGATCCTACAGCGGTTACGAa GATGAGTTGCTATGGTCTGCCGCCTGGTTGTATCAAGCAACCAACGAAGAGTATTACCTAGACTACCTGGGTCAAAATGGTGACTCCTTGGGTGGGACCGGTTGGTCTATGACTGAATTCGGATGGGATGTCAAGTATGCTGGTGCCCAAGTTCTGGTTTCCAAG TTCTTAACGGAAGGGAAGGGACAAAAATACGCGACAGTATTCGAGAAATACCAGCAGAAGGCAGAGTATTTCATGTGTTCTTGCCTTGGGAAGGGAAGCCGTAATGTGCAGAAGACCCCTGGAGGTCTCCTCTTCCGTCAAAGGTGGAATAATATGCAATTCGTCACTACTGCTTCATTTCTCGCCACCGTCTACTCCGACTACATCACCTCCGCTCGTAAATCCATCTCCTGCCCTTCAGGCTCTGCTTCCGCCTCTGACCTTCTCAACTTCGCCAAGTCTCAG GTGGATTACATTCTTGGAGACAATCCAAGGGCCACTAGTTACATGGTGGGCTATGGTAACAATTACCCACAACAGGTTCACCACAGGGCATCTTCCATTGTCTCAATTAAGGTCAACCCAACCTTTGTTACCTGCCGTGGAGGATATGGCACTTGGTTTAGCCGCAAGGCCAGTGATCCCAATCTCTTAACTGGCGCCATCGTCGGTGGCCCTGATGCCTATGACAACTTTGCCGATCAGAGGGACAATTATGAGCAGACAGAGCCTGCTACGTACAACAATGCTCctctttttggggttttggccCGACTTAGTTCTGCCAATGGCGGATACAATCAGCAACTACCTG AAGCTTCTCCGGCTAAGTCTGTTATTACCAAACCAAGTTCAACTTCTCCTTTAACAATCGAGCAAAAGGCTACATCCTCATGGACCTCAAAGGGCAGAACCTATTACAGATACTCGGCAGTGGTGACCAACGTTTCAGGGAAGACTATGAAGGACCTCAAACTTTCCATATCCAAACTTTATGGTCCTCTTTGGGGCCTTTCAAAGTCAGAGGAAGCCTATGGATTTCCATCATGGCTCAAGTCTTTAGATGCCGGCAAGAACTTCGAATTCGTTTACATCCACTCAGCATCTCTCGCAGATGTATCCGTCTCTAGTTACACATTGCAGTAG